The DNA segment TCATTTACATAAAGAGTGCCACTGGAAGTGATAAACAGTTCAATTCCTAAAACCCCTATCAGCTCAAATTTTTCAGCAACAGCCCTAGCAATGCGTTTTATTTCTTCTTCAACATACTGGTCAACTCGAGCCGGAACTATACATTCCTGTAAAATTGAATTCCAATGGATATTTTCTGATACTGGAAAAACAACTACTTCATTAGCTTGGTTTCGTGCGACCATGACAGATAATTCCCGCTCAAATGGTATCCAAGCTTCCATTACGCACGTACCCATTTTCAATAAATAAGCTGCTTTTGGAATATCTTCTTCGCTTTGAAGAACAAAACGATCTTTTCCATTATGTCGTTCGCTGATGGTCTTCAACACACATGGAAATCCAATCCCGTCTATTGCTCCTTTAATATCCTCTACTGTAACAATCGTGGCATAAGGAGCCAAATTGATATTACTGGCTTCTAAATACGCTTTTTCTAATAATCGATCTTGAGTAATGGACAGTAAATCAGCACCTTGTGGAACAGATACTGTTTTTTTCATTCTTATTATTGAATGTGCATCAATATTATCACATTCATATGTTACTACATCACATTTCATTGCAAAATCCATCAATGCTTCTTGATTATCAAACGGAGCAATTATTTGCCAATCTGAAATCTGAGCTGCTGGACACCCTTCTTCAGGATCCAATACACCTATCCGATAGCCCATTTTTTTAGCAGATAAAGCTAGCATACGTGCTATTTCTCCGCCACCAATGATCCCAATCATTTTCCCTGGACTAATTAGATTAGACAAAACTATCACTACCTTCTAAAACAATTTATATTACTTTTTATCTTCTCATTCCTAGTTTATCAGTTATTTTGCCATCTGTCATTGACAACCTTGAAAATTGATTACCCATTCAGTAAACATTTTAATATAACTTATTTGCTTTTATTTATTCTCTTCATTTCTAATTTCTTTACGGCGTTTTTTCACTTTTTTAGTCCAAAATCCGCCATTGATGTACTTAGGTTCATAAGAGATAATAAATGTTTTAGGTTCAATTTCACTGATTTGTTTATACAGTTTGCGTTCCGTTTTTCTAGGCGTCAAGATTTCTAAGACCATTCGATCTCCTTCACGACCAAATGCAAGACTTGTTGTTACACCGTATCCTAAATTACGTAATTCTTCAGGCATCTTCGTTTCTAAATTTGGAACAATGGCGGTAACCATAATGTATCCCAGAGCTAAAAATTCTTCAATTTTGATTCCAAGAGCAATACCGACTCCGTATCCTAAAGCATAAACAGCCAGATTAAGATAATTATCTAAACTATCCAACACTAATCCTAAACCGACAACATAAATAGTCACCTCAACCATTGAAACGAGTGAGGCTGCTAAGCGATAGCTTTTCATGGTTAACATAAAACGGATAGTGTTCAAAGAGATGTAAACAACGTTAATGACAAATATTAATAGTAAAAAAGATAAATCTACTTCCATTTTTTTCTCTCCTGACTGATTGATAAAAATTTTATTCTTCTATAAGATTATCAAAATTCCTTTAAATAGCAAGGAAAACAACAATAACTCAAGTACTTAAATAAGGAGCTGAACCAAAAGCTATCTTTTAGCTTTTAGAGCAGCTCCTCATTATTCATGTACTCAATTTATTCCTCTACAAATTTCACTTGTCCCTCTTCGAAAGCACGAATGCGTGCTAACGAGTAAACATCATAGTTTTCTTCTTCAAGCAATTGACGGCCAACCTGAAAGGATTTCTCAATGACAATACCGATGCCAACAACCGTCGCTTGTGCTTCATGACATAATTTTATTAATCCTTTAGCTGCTTGCCCATTAGCTAAAAAGTCATCGATCAATAGTATGCGATCTGTTTTTTCTAGAAACTTTTTAGAAATAACGATCGTACTCGTTGATTTTTTAGTAAATGAATAAACATCTGTCGAATACAAATCATCTGTTAGTGTTAAACTTTTTTTCTTACGTGCAAACACCACTGGAACTCCTAAAGCTAATCCTGCGAATACAGCAGGTGCAATACCTGAGGATTCAATCGTTACTATTCTTGTAATACCTTTATTCGCATAATGTTTAGCAAATTCATTTCCTATAGATTGCATAAGTTTAGGATCAATTTGATGATTTAAAAAGTTATCTACTTTTAAAACTTCTCCTCCTAAAACATTCCCATCTCTTAAAATACGTTCTTCTAATTCTTTCATGAGGCCCAGCCTTTCTTTTCGTTAATAGATTTAGAGCAGAATAAAAAAGCTTTCTCGTTACTTATGAGTTCATAAGCGTTGAAAAAGACTCGAAATAGTCATCCATTCACCTTGAATATACGCTTTTTCACGTAAAAGGTCAATCATTTTCAAACTCCAATTAGTATATAGTATAAAAACACGAACATTTTCCCTAACCAACCATTGTACACTCCGTTATTTAATAGTCATTTTTACTGAATACTCATAAATTAAGCTAGAATTTATAAAGGGATTGTTATACTATTAAACTAAAGCAATTTAAGAAAGGAGTTTGGCATGGGTAATAAAAGTTTACTAGAACTTATTAAACAATATTGGTATCTAGGCATTTTATTTGTCATTCTAATAGTAGTGCTCGTTATTGGGACAAACCAAGAAAAACCATGGTCAAAAAGTCTTGCTAAGACTGAAACGACATCATCTACTGCAGAAGAAGTTGAGTCTGCTATTGTGGAATCTGAAGCTAGCTCTACTGTATCTGAAGATAAGAATAATGTTTTTCGAAAAGATTCAAAACTATTTTTCTTAAGCGATCATCAGCCGGACATTGAAGAAATGGAAGAGACTGTTGAAAGTGAACCAGAAGAAGTGGAAGAAGACGAAGATTCGAGCGTTGAGTATGAAAGTATTGAACCGACTGAATCGAGTAGCTACACCCCTACATATTCTAATGACACTTACTCTAAACCAAAAAGTTCAAGCTCAAAAAATAGTACATCTAAACCAAAGACATCTAAACAACCTACTCAGACACCCGTGACTGAACCAAAAGAATCTACACCAGTTATTGAGTCTAAACCAAAACCAACTCCACAACCTGAAGAATCAAAACCTGTAGAATCTGAACCTGTGGAATCTGAACCAGTAGACTCGGGTGATCCAGAAGTAATAGAGTCTGAACCCCCTGTGGAAGAAGATTCATCGACCAATTCTTCTTCTATGACAGAATAGAAATCTTTCTTACTACACACAAAAAGTACATTGTCATTTGGGCAATGTACTTTTTGTGTGATTTAAATTAAGTTTATTCATGCTACTCTTGGAAAAAAATGTTGCCTTGACAGCTTCTACTCGATATTCTTAGCCCATTTCCATCACCAAATATCAGCTAGAACGCCTCTACTCGTTATTTTCGCCTATCTTATCTAGTAAATACAAATTAGGTAACTTTTCTGTAACAAAATGTGTTTAATATAGAAAATTTTTCGGTAACGAAAAATCACTAACCATTAGTTTGTACCACTATAGATGTGCGACAAAAAAACCTCCGGAAGTTTATCCCTTCTGGAGGTTAAGTTTAATCTTCTTTTAATTCATTTTCTTCATCATCAATGGTGTTTAATCGTTCTACATAAAGACTCACTAATCGTGAACCTTCTACTTTATCGGCTTTTAACAAGTAATTTTCATATTCCACATTGGCGTTATCATCTGGTTGAGGAATATTTCCATATTGGGTAATGAAATAGCCGGCAATAGAATCTACATCGTTTGATTCTATTTCTGTTCCAAAAAACTCATTAAATTTTGATAACTGAGTAGAACCATCTACTAAATAAATACTTTCGGATACTTGTTCAATCATATTATACGTTTCATCGTATTCATCATCGATATCCCCTACTATTTCTTCAAGTAAATCTTCTAACGTCACAATACCAACGACTCCACCGTATTCATCATTTAATACCGCAAGTTGGTTACGCGTGCGTCTTAGTTCATAAAGTAAATCATCAATATGAATGGTTTCAGGAACAAATAAAGCTGGATTTAAAATATCTTTTAGATCAATATCATCGATTTTGGTTGTTCGAGAAGCTTTCAACAAATTCTTCACATGGATAATCCCAATAATACTGTCCTTGTCTTCTATATAAACAGGTACACGAGAATAAGGAATATCTAATAGTTGAGGAATGTTTACTTCACTTCCATCTCTATAATCAATCATAAATGTATCGGTACGCGGAACCATGATCTCTCTGGCCATTTTTGTATCCATGGATAAGATTCCTTTTAGCATAGTAAATTCATCCGGATCAATTGCTCCAGCTAGTTGACTATTTTCTAGGTAAGCACGAAATTCGTCACGCGTTAATTTTTCTTTTTCTTCTGTAAAATCTATTGGTGTTAATTTCTTTAAAATATTTGTTGAAAAAGAAAGTAATCGTACAAAAGGTTTAGCAAATGTTTGTACTACTAGAATAGTACCAGAAGTAGCACGAGCAACCTCTTCAGCTTTTTGTAGAGCTACTTGCTTTGGATATAATTCCCCAAATACAAGGGTTATATAAGATAGCACGATCGTCACGACAAATGTTGCTATTTGTGCCCCACCTGGAATAGTTGATAAATAGGGTTCGAGGCGCGTTGCAAAACTGGTTGCTGCGGATGCACTTGAAAAGAATCCTGCTAAGGTTATGGCTACTTGTATAGTAGCTAAGAAGTTATCAGAGTTGCTTAACAGCTTCAAGATATTCAAAGACTTCTTATCACCTTTAGCTGCCTTTTCTCTTATTTTTCCTTGATCTATCGAAACGAATGCCATTTCTGCTGATGCAAAAAATGCATTAACTGCTGTCAATATAACGATAATTAATATCTGTCCTATCAACGACTGACTATCGGGGTCTGAATTCATTTATCATTGTCTCCTTCAAATTTTTCTGTGTTTTTACAAAGTAGAAATAATATACCACTTTTTTCAACTAATTTCAACTGCTAGTCTTTTACTAGTAAGTACCCATTTTTTCAAGCATTGGAAGCATCGCATCAATTACTGTTCCACTTGATTTCCCTTCTATCATAGATATCATCAAGTAACTGCTGTTTTCAGCATCAAAGGCTAATAAGAAACCATTTGTTTCTGCATCTTCGCCTTCTGTTTCAGCTTCTCTTGTTTCTGCTGTACCCGTTTTAGCTGCAGTTTTTTGGTCAATAACAGCTAATTTATGAGAGGATCCATATTCTTTCTGTACTGTTTGAACTAAATCTTCTTTAATAATCGCTGCTGATTCTGGTGTAACAGCCTGTTTGGACTCAGCTGTTTCTTGATCAGCTGTCAGTTTAGGGTATACAAGGTTTCCATCATTTGCAAAAGGAGTATACGTTACCGCTTGTTGAATTAGATTAAGCAACAATTCACCTTGACCAAATGCGGTATCTGCCAGTAGACCTTCTGAATCTAGTGTGCCACTATTAGATATTTGTGCTGGATTCATTGCAATCGGTAATTTCAAATCTTCACCAAAAATATACTTTGATAAGCCTGCTTCATAGACTTCTCTACCCATTTCCAACGCTTCTCGTGCAAAATAAATATTATCTGAATATGCAAATGCATCTGCTAAATTCACACTTGGAGTATCCTTAACACGAGTTACTTTATAGTCGCCCCAAGAAGCATCTTTTTGCCAAGATAATCCGTCGATTTCCTGAGTCTCTTCTGGAATGATCGTTCCTGCATCTAAACCGATACCCGCTGTGACCACTTTAAAAGTTGATCCTGGTGCATAACCAGCAGCATAACGAGCTAGAAATGGACTCATTGGGGCATCAGCATACGCTTGATAATCCTCTGAACTAATACCACTTGACATCAAGTTCGCATCATAAGATGGTGTGCTGACTAATACTAACAAACTGCCATCTGTTGGATTCATGAATACAGATGAGCCACTCTCGCCTGCTAATTGATCATAAGCTGCTTGTTGCATTTCAGCATCAATGGTTAGTGTAATATCTTCACCATTTTGGACTTCTGTTTCTTGTAATACCGTTTTTAATTCGCTGTCACTTGTTTGGATTTCTATGCGTCCACCCTTTTGTCCTCTTAAACGTTCATCGTAAGTGGCTTCTAAACCAGATTTCCCAATGGTGTCTCC comes from the Carnobacterium sp. 17-4 genome and includes:
- the pbp4 gene encoding penicillin-binding protein PBP4(5); translated protein: MKNRNNTKGKKLPLWAIISIVIVFLLVIGGGIIGYTAWTEARDEKAAQKTADTFIAALEKQDYPAMSQVVSEESLKEIDYTKKTMAERYETVYGGIGAAELTVSDLKLAQDEETDQYTLSYTVNMETALGSLDEKNYETTLSQTENEYQVDWNTHLIFPDMEPTDKISIITTVGERGDILDKDGSPLATEGTSWQAGMQPSALGEEDQKTTNLEKIAETYDVTIEELENLLKQGWVTPDSFVPFKTMAKDAELPQVAGVVYQEVTARTYPLNEAAAHLIGYVGEVSAEDIEKDPILRTGDTIGKSGLEATYDERLRGQKGGRIEIQTSDSELKTVLQETEVQNGEDITLTIDAEMQQAAYDQLAGESGSSVFMNPTDGSLLVLVSTPSYDANLMSSGISSEDYQAYADAPMSPFLARYAAGYAPGSTFKVVTAGIGLDAGTIIPEETQEIDGLSWQKDASWGDYKVTRVKDTPSVNLADAFAYSDNIYFAREALEMGREVYEAGLSKYIFGEDLKLPIAMNPAQISNSGTLDSEGLLADTAFGQGELLLNLIQQAVTYTPFANDGNLVYPKLTADQETAESKQAVTPESAAIIKEDLVQTVQKEYGSSHKLAVIDQKTAAKTGTAETREAETEGEDAETNGFLLAFDAENSSYLMISMIEGKSSGTVIDAMLPMLEKMGTY
- a CDS encoding xanthine phosphoribosyltransferase is translated as MKELEERILRDGNVLGGEVLKVDNFLNHQIDPKLMQSIGNEFAKHYANKGITRIVTIESSGIAPAVFAGLALGVPVVFARKKKSLTLTDDLYSTDVYSFTKKSTSTIVISKKFLEKTDRILLIDDFLANGQAAKGLIKLCHEAQATVVGIGIVIEKSFQVGRQLLEEENYDVYSLARIRAFEEGQVKFVEE
- a CDS encoding DUF2179 domain-containing protein — encoded protein: MEVDLSFLLLIFVINVVYISLNTIRFMLTMKSYRLAASLVSMVEVTIYVVGLGLVLDSLDNYLNLAVYALGYGVGIALGIKIEEFLALGYIMVTAIVPNLETKMPEELRNLGYGVTTSLAFGREGDRMVLEILTPRKTERKLYKQISEIEPKTFIISYEPKYINGGFWTKKVKKRRKEIRNEENK
- a CDS encoding hemolysin family protein; amino-acid sequence: MNSDPDSQSLIGQILIIVILTAVNAFFASAEMAFVSIDQGKIREKAAKGDKKSLNILKLLSNSDNFLATIQVAITLAGFFSSASAATSFATRLEPYLSTIPGGAQIATFVVTIVLSYITLVFGELYPKQVALQKAEEVARATSGTILVVQTFAKPFVRLLSFSTNILKKLTPIDFTEEKEKLTRDEFRAYLENSQLAGAIDPDEFTMLKGILSMDTKMAREIMVPRTDTFMIDYRDGSEVNIPQLLDIPYSRVPVYIEDKDSIIGIIHVKNLLKASRTTKIDDIDLKDILNPALFVPETIHIDDLLYELRRTRNQLAVLNDEYGGVVGIVTLEDLLEEIVGDIDDEYDETYNMIEQVSESIYLVDGSTQLSKFNEFFGTEIESNDVDSIAGYFITQYGNIPQPDDNANVEYENYLLKADKVEGSRLVSLYVERLNTIDDEENELKED
- the purK gene encoding 5-(carboxyamino)imidazole ribonucleotide synthase, which encodes MIVLSNLISPGKMIGIIGGGEIARMLALSAKKMGYRIGVLDPEEGCPAAQISDWQIIAPFDNQEALMDFAMKCDVVTYECDNIDAHSIIRMKKTVSVPQGADLLSITQDRLLEKAYLEASNINLAPYATIVTVEDIKGAIDGIGFPCVLKTISERHNGKDRFVLQSEEDIPKAAYLLKMGTCVMEAWIPFERELSVMVARNQANEVVVFPVSENIHWNSILQECIVPARVDQYVEEEIKRIARAVAEKFELIGVLGIELFITSSGTLYVNEVIPRPHHSGNYSIEACSMSQYDAHIRAICGWPLPEIELITPAVMVTILSEHEAAAKVQIQLKPDWNFYYYGKENPEKGQKIGHITVATKNIEKTLSTIADTGIWK